In the genome of Pelobacter seleniigenes DSM 18267, one region contains:
- a CDS encoding sigma 54-interacting transcriptional regulator, producing the protein MSVIEKLTSEERRFFELVSAAAFSNPFGAERDRLDEQLAGLTGGSRPQLQAAIASVRERIRTLQSVGKANLPLYAPEDRKALALGLLFEQFHLYIDQFDRLIQEQIKAGDEPCAVPFSGELLTRLREFGFKADEARHYFAFFYQLRRAFFFISQLAGTSPSMCQLRCNLWNNIFTHQAQRYESALWDRMEDFSTLLLGETGTGKGAAAAAIGRSGYIPFDPKTARFAESFTRNFIAINLSQFPENLIESELFGHKKGAFTGAVDNHQGILARCVPHGAIFLDEIGDVTVPVQIKLLKVLQERSFSPVGSHVNKPFRGRIIAATNRPLAELRRQGSFRDDFYYRLCSDVIEVPPLRQQLAEDPASLEPLLKSVLQRILGQAEPDQVRDIRSALQQHLPSNYPWPGNVRELEQAIRRTLLSGRYTGDPFATPTAQESLPTLVAAGELSARQLLSHYCRQLHQRYGSYEEVARRTGLDRRTVKKHIQDQD; encoded by the coding sequence ATGAGCGTGATAGAAAAACTCACTTCCGAAGAGCGCCGTTTTTTCGAACTGGTCAGCGCCGCTGCATTCAGCAATCCCTTCGGCGCAGAACGCGATCGACTGGACGAGCAACTGGCCGGACTGACCGGCGGGTCGCGCCCGCAGTTGCAGGCCGCCATCGCGTCGGTGCGAGAACGCATCCGGACCCTACAAAGCGTCGGCAAGGCCAACCTGCCCCTGTACGCTCCCGAGGATCGCAAAGCTCTCGCCCTGGGCCTGCTGTTCGAGCAGTTTCACCTGTATATTGACCAGTTTGACCGTTTGATCCAAGAGCAGATCAAGGCAGGGGACGAACCTTGTGCGGTGCCGTTTTCGGGGGAGTTGCTGACGCGCCTGCGGGAGTTCGGCTTCAAGGCCGACGAAGCACGCCACTACTTTGCCTTTTTCTACCAGCTGCGGAGAGCCTTTTTCTTCATCAGCCAACTGGCCGGGACCAGTCCATCCATGTGCCAGCTGCGCTGCAATCTCTGGAATAATATCTTTACCCACCAGGCGCAGCGCTATGAATCGGCCCTGTGGGACCGGATGGAGGATTTTTCCACCCTGCTGCTAGGTGAGACCGGAACCGGCAAAGGGGCAGCAGCGGCGGCGATCGGTCGCTCGGGCTATATCCCCTTTGATCCAAAAACCGCCCGCTTTGCCGAGAGCTTTACCCGTAACTTCATCGCTATCAACCTGTCCCAGTTTCCGGAGAATCTCATCGAGTCGGAATTGTTCGGGCATAAAAAAGGCGCCTTTACCGGCGCGGTGGACAATCATCAGGGAATCCTCGCCCGCTGTGTCCCCCATGGAGCGATTTTTCTCGACGAAATCGGCGACGTGACCGTGCCGGTCCAGATCAAACTGCTCAAGGTGCTGCAGGAACGCAGCTTCAGCCCGGTCGGCAGTCATGTCAACAAACCGTTTCGCGGCCGGATCATCGCCGCGACCAACCGCCCCTTGGCTGAATTGCGCCGCCAGGGCAGTTTTCGGGACGACTTCTACTACCGACTCTGTTCCGATGTTATCGAGGTTCCACCCCTGCGCCAACAGCTCGCCGAAGATCCCGCCTCCCTGGAGCCCCTGTTGAAAAGCGTGCTGCAGCGGATTCTCGGCCAGGCCGAGCCCGATCAGGTGCGGGACATTCGCAGCGCTCTGCAGCAACATTTACCCAGCAACTACCCGTGGCCCGGCAATGTCCGCGAACTGGAACAGGCGATCCGCCGCACTCTGCTCTCCGGCCGCTACACGGGCGATCCCTTCGCCACCCCCACCGCCCAGGAGAGCCTGCCGACCCTGGTCGCAGCAGGAGAGCTGAGCGCCCGGCAACTATTGTCCCACTATTGCCGCCAGCTGCACCAACGCTACGGCAGCTATGAAGAAGTGGCCCGCAGAACCGGCCTCGACCGCCGCACCGTCAAGAAACATATCCAGGATCAGGACTGA
- a CDS encoding DMT family transporter, whose translation MNARVRFARPQLSRQLVGWFAIFCSAFFFYLATLIIRLAKSYVVIDSAYFVFARFLLGFVIVAATMALQQQRIKPRKYQLLIGRAVANSIAVFCFFKAVDMGSLAEANILNMTYPLFVAVFSWFFLRGQRDPVTMGIVVMAFVGIWMVLAPDDFHFGVANLWGLGSGISAAVAMIYLNVSRRHHDSQTILFFMFGLGSVLIFSLFHQAIFLPDATELFFLGSCALAGILGQYLITYGFLYVTAVEGSIISSTRILLAAILGPLLIAEPALTLAGWCGALLIFVANVALAVRRS comes from the coding sequence ATGAATGCTCGGGTTCGTTTTGCCCGGCCCCAGCTGTCCCGTCAGCTGGTTGGCTGGTTCGCTATTTTCTGTTCCGCATTTTTTTTCTATCTGGCCACCCTGATCATCCGCCTGGCAAAAAGCTATGTGGTCATCGATTCGGCTTATTTCGTCTTTGCCCGTTTTCTGCTCGGGTTTGTCATTGTCGCGGCGACCATGGCGCTGCAGCAACAACGTATTAAGCCACGCAAGTATCAGCTGCTGATCGGCCGAGCCGTGGCCAACAGTATCGCGGTGTTCTGCTTCTTCAAAGCCGTGGATATGGGGTCGCTCGCCGAGGCCAATATCCTCAATATGACCTATCCGCTATTCGTTGCCGTGTTCTCGTGGTTTTTTCTGCGCGGGCAGCGCGATCCCGTGACCATGGGCATTGTCGTGATGGCCTTTGTCGGGATCTGGATGGTCCTTGCCCCGGATGATTTTCACTTCGGGGTGGCCAATCTGTGGGGGCTGGGTTCCGGGATCTCCGCGGCGGTGGCGATGATTTACCTGAATGTCAGCCGCCGCCATCATGATTCGCAGACCATTCTGTTCTTCATGTTCGGGCTGGGCTCGGTGCTGATCTTCAGTCTGTTCCATCAGGCGATTTTTCTGCCCGATGCCACGGAGTTGTTCTTTCTGGGCAGCTGCGCCCTGGCCGGGATTCTCGGCCAGTATCTGATCACCTACGGGTTTTTGTATGTCACGGCGGTGGAAGGTTCGATCATCTCCTCGACCAGAATTCTGCTGGCCGCTATCCTCGGACCGCTGCTGATCGCCGAACCCGCCCTGACCCTGGCCGGCTGGTGCGGGGCTTTGCTGATCTTTGTTGCCAATGTGGCACTGGCGGTCAGGCGCTCCTGA